From the Gossypium hirsutum isolate 1008001.06 chromosome A02, Gossypium_hirsutum_v2.1, whole genome shotgun sequence genome, the window GAGTGTCGAAAGAATTTATACAACTCATAAGAATTTATCAATATGGAATTACTAACACTGCAAACTactaacaatctcccactagttTGGAATGTTAGTAATTGATTTGCCTTTCACACAAATGAAATTATGCATACAAGATGGTATTTCTCTATTTGAACCATTTATTAACAAATGTACTTTATGGTTATTTGTAAGGATACTATTTATGCCAATAATGGTTATGCAAAACTaacatttaacaaaaaattatgtTGTGTGAGAACACAATTTGTGACAATAATTAAGTGCGTGTTAGAAGTAGTTTTACTTTtgtctatataaaaaaatttacgattagccctttttactattttgcTTTGGATATTTTAAGATTTTGTTGTATCTTGGAGGCATAATAAAGCTTTAAAAAAGTGTCTCCCGCCTCAgagtttattttatttcttaactatAAGCATTTTTCTAATAAATACCCATAACTTAGAAGTATCACTCTTTGACCCACAGCTTGAAAGTACTACTTTAAGCCCATAAAAAGTTGTTTATCTCTTTTATGTCCCTCGACCATCTCGGTATACCACCACCCATGGTTTTCATATAAATCGAGATTTCACTATTGAGCTTCTTGATCTCTACACACAATACTTCTACTAGTGCCTcaaagtgtaacgccccaattttcgagaatcctgtgaatgttggcataggtttaattatgttagtgggcctttagaaagcctaaacttaagatagaacccgacaattttagttaatttttgttccataagaaaaaaggggtgaaattatgaaatagaacctatgtgaaaatgtttgaaaatgctataggctaaattgaagtggccaaataaataggagtgcaaaataggaggatttgcatgacaaacctcccattttacatgaagtggccagccatcatgttgttgtagacaatatgagcacttgatatccataattcatagtacaaattgataatgggttaggtaaatgttctatgataatggattaggtaaatattccatgataatgggttaggtaaatgttccatgataatgatttaggtaaatgttccatgatgggcatttcatgtcttttgtattaaagaattaaatggatgaaatatgaaattttattaaaagaaaaaagggtgaaaagaacaaagttttgtccatatttgtttatcatagcctaaagttagagaagagaaaggagaggagaaagctcttgaatgttcggtcacttggggaagaaaattgaaggtaagttcatggtagtttgcttctatcttgatgttcatgagttcttcttgattctaccttaactcttgaagaatattttggtttttggttgtgttgtgagcatttggtcatcaattaaaatgaaggaaatggttgttgtttcatgttcttttgatgaaaaatggaagataggtgaagttgagccaaacaaatgagcatgcatgtgccttagatgctaagggaaaaaaatcgactaacatgttgtgctttaaaatgatgaaatggagattatacttaagtaaaatcatagatatgtgatgattgattggtgatatacatgtttaaataacaagcatgcaagttaggtgtgaaagagtgatttggtaataaatctacttgggacagcagcagtaacgtgaatttggaaaatcaccataaattgtgggagatgagttagaagctgcataaattatgtaattaaagcttaatgagtctagtttcaaatggaataaatgaaaacatattttgaattctgtacaatgagaaatttgattcgtaatgcaGAGTGGTcaattagtcaaacagtgaaacatgggaaactttaagaaaaatctggtattgattggccataccaaaaattctgaaaattttatggatagaagatatatgagtctattttcaggtaaaattaacggaacttgatttggagtttcatagctccagttataaataatttagtgactattgctcaggaagacagcttgcagtgaaattatgattatgtggtaaacattgacaaaaatttgttaatgagttgcttattgatttcttataagcttactatgatctgtaagtgtggttggtcgaatattgtaaggggttaatacgtagttcgtatttgaatagttagattaatgtgttagtaatccaattgtaggcggttcgtgcgtggatctcgtcagcatatcgtcgcaaacaggtgtgtaactaacaccctctttcttagtctagatcggcaaaagtcgaaaagccgaaatgctgaaaaccggtattttgtagatttgcgagtgtgcgaatgcttgtgaggtaaatcgattaatgttttaggtaagctgcaatgtttggactgcaaagtgcatgatttctgtgccctcgatatttttgggcttaatgggccaaaattggaatgatgggccaacgggcccaattcggtaagaaccctcggtacgtgattctgttagtacgtgaaaggtaggaatatgcatgaaaaaccctaaaatagataaattactgaaatacctttaaaagtggaaaatttacagttttacccctaggagataaattaccgaaatacccctagggttaaattgacctaaatgcatgtttgactgttgttatttactgcatgccatgttgttattatctgatgcatgggactgcgatattgacggaggaagtactgaaagtggcttgtccacgtactggaggctttgcctcaatttactgttaactgagcagcaaggctgcaactgtggagtgttgggctgggtgggttgagctattccccacatggagtgtatggctggtacgggtggagtttagtggttggtgggttgagtagtctccccaaatgggcttgcatatgtttactgatgttgcatgtattttgaaatgggcctatgagccatactgttatctgaataaggtgctaaggcccagtttattgtaatctgaaaagggctctgctccagtaccactgttacctgaatgggcttaggcccaataggcttgagctgacttgggctttgaatgggttttccttacacactgagcttccccaaactcaccccttctttaaccttgcaggtgagccttgatgtgggtgacttggagccagaggggattcagagtggccatggtgaatacttttgggtttgaaaaagagactggttttcttaagttatttttaactgctatttaatttttgggttgtaataaggccattttaactttattttcttctttgatttttctgagattatattattaaaaacaactttaaattgatggatactaattcaaatgggctagacttagggcgtgatttcaaaacgatacttgtttttttttaaataacacgacgtcacgaatattcgatttaccaaagataatcactcaaagaaatttcaacttgttataaccaagtgtggcaatggatgtgggcatgtctaggattggatccaatcggagagcttggtacttaagcagccttcatggctcacctcctctgttatggatacctacctggtgcccagcttccattcacttggttagtttgacaaaagtcggctttttaaaacatcaaaaagggaacacgggtttttgacttcaaagtggcacgtcagattcgaccTTAACgactgggctgggtttggggtgctacacaaAGGCTTAGTTCTTGTAGACAATCACTCTTGGattgatatatattatttaaattatttatttcatgagATTGACTCACATTATTTAAAGAGGTCTAACTAATTATATAttcttattgtttttttttgttatttttcatattatttataattttaaatctaTATTTTGTTTGAGCTTCTTGATCTCTACACGCAACACTTCTACTAGTGCCTCAAGGAAATTTTGTCAATGTTAGGGttgaaattttatttgtattaaagatGTTTTGGCTGTCAACTTAAAGGAGTcacattttctatcatcttttTAACTTAGTTGTTGGTTTCTTCTCCATTTTTAGGTTTTAGTTCTTTACTTTTCCGAGCTTAGTTGTTTTAGTGGtagttttatcaattttttaatgtagcttttcttctttttataattAGATACTCAagcttttctttgttttttgatTTCTCTTCAAGTCCTTTAATATATTTAAGCTTTGTTGAACTTTAAAAGTGTAAAACTCCTAACTTTAGTTGTATTTTCTTCTCCATTGTTGTTGTTATCATCTTTTCCAAAGAACCTATCAAAAGCCCCTAAGATTTCTTTAACTTTGCTTTTATGTTTTCTTCAATGAATCATCTGAGCATGTATTTGACTAATATTGTTGTGTTAATGATGGCTAGTAACTAAACTTTATGGTGGTTGGCTGATGGAAATGTTGCATATTTAGTTTttaggttagggactaaatcaaataaacttCAAAACCTAGAATTGACGTCTTTATGTGAACATTTAGATATGTGAGACCGAGAGGAAAGCCTATTGAAACTAACTTGATTGTCTCGATTTAGCTTGGTGAGGTCAAGAGACAAATGAGACTAAACCATCTAGTTTAGTAAAATGGTGAGCGAGAGGTAAAATTGAACCAATTAGGAGTTTGAACCATTTATATCTCTAATCCAAGAACTAATTAGCAACATGGAAGTCAACCAACCACTTTAACTCTTTGAATTAATTTTTGCACACTTTGgattattttgcaatttagtccttttaggtaGTAGATAGTGTATATCCTTGACAATGATTTGTTGTAATATAATACTTAGTGAGTAGCTAGCTAGACTTCTTATTTGCATGCATTTTCATTGTTGATCACCTTATCACCCGAACTCTTTTGGGTTCGATCTTCGAAATACTCTGTGTTATGTTCTGTTGTAACAAAAAAATACTATAATtgacttatcacacttgcaaatAACAAGTATATTTCTTATTGTATTTGTGTTGATTCCATAGCCTCGACGCATGCCATGCTGGGGCGCGATCAGGAAGTTCAAAACAGTAAATCACATGTGATTTATTGTATGTTTTGAGACATAACCTCCAATAGCTATATAACAACTATTTTTCAGTCAAGTCTCGAGACATTTTGGCAAATCTCGAGACATACATTGCAAGGACAATTTTTAAGCTCGAATTTAATACTTGCAACGACTTGATTTCATCCCCAATGGTCATAAACGTATACAAACTTGTTCCTTGGTATAAATAGTCTTCAGGATTCAAGAGTTGAACATCCAAACATCAAAGTCAAGAGAAAAGCCTCAAatcctttattatttttcattttctcttgtaCGTATCTCTAAGAACTTATTGTTAGGTTTAtcattctcatttccattctTTGAGAGAGCCAACACTTGTAAACACACACTTTTGAGAGGTCCTCATTACTTACCTCATTTCTCTTGGTTGCAAAGAGTATACTTAAGGTTTTTGAGATAAAAAGCCTTAAAAGGATTAAAGAGGATTTTAGTTGAGCCTTAAAAACTACGAAGGATTCTAGTTAAGCCATTAAAACTAGGAGAAATATTCTATCTTAGCCTTGTGAAAAAATAGAGATTGTAAATGTTATATATTTTCATTGAAAGGTAACAATTCAAGTATAATTGTTATATCCCTTTATTACTTTAGACACATGTCAGTAAGATAGAAGGTGTTGATTTCTCTTTTGACTCAACTTAACGTGGTGCCCTAGTTGACCACCCAACTAGACTAGAGGAACGACATCCTTCCTTTACCAAGACCATTTGCTAGCAAACATTCCTAGCGAGTCCTTCCACTCCTTATTAATGAGATAATCACCTGCTTCTAAGGCACTCACTTTTAGGTGTGGACACTCCTCAAATGTGAATGCACTCTTAATACATTAAGGGGCAATTTAGGTGTAATAACCTCATACTGATTAAATTCGTAACAAAATAGGTTCCACAATGCATGTCCTTCACGCCCATGAATATTCTTTCCGCATTTTGTGTTGAATCTAGTGTCCTAAGTATAGTATATTCGTTTTGTATactttttcaaataatttggtttagTAAAATATCCATTGTTTACCttaatattctttatttattgtCCTTAACAGTTTTTGTATGCtaaacaaaatagaaacaaatattgactcattgattatctaaagtttcactaatactaagcgatattacatGATCGGATCGTAATATGAAAATCCTTGGTAGATGTATACCATGATAGTGGAGGTAGGCATCTGGGGtcgaaccactataaattgaaGTGTCCAAGTTGTTCTCTcttgttcttttattttaaaatagtttttaataaattttcaaaatcccaAATCACCCCTCTTGGTATTTTCAGTCTTTCATTATGTACTAGTTtatcacatatattttatataatttagtatAGTTATTCTATTTTAAGAAATGGTTATGTTTTCATGTTGTATTTGCTTCGTGTCTTAATTcatgacaattttttttataatttgtaatactgattcaaattaaaaatatattcacAATTTTTAGCGTTTTTAATTTTTCTGTCAAAAAAGATTCCATTTGGCTTATTAATTAAGTTGTCTTTTTATTTTAGAGTGTTATATATGattgacaaaaaataaatatattaagttgACGAATTCTAATAGAAACTACCAAAAACGATAATAATTGCACTAGGATTTTCAAATTGGAAAAAAACAAGAGAATTAAATTCTTAACTTTTAAAGTGTAGAGACTAAATATCAAATTCTATAAAAGTACGGGGACtgatagcatattttaaccttttattaaACATATTGGAATTTATTTAGGCTAATAATGTCTTTATCATCTAATTAAAATCCAAACATTAGGTTAAAAAGCCCAGACTAAAGCCCATAAACCCTCAGCCCATACAATTGTGCCTTCTTTTCTTTCCCGCCGGCGCCACTGGctccttcttctctttctttatttttttccatcttttaCGGTGCTTTTCTCCCTATCGGCCATCACGACTTCTTCTTCAAAAGCCAATAGCAGTGTCGGGAGGATTAGACACATATCCACGGGTGTGGCCGCCGTTCTGGCGAGTCCTAGCATTTTCTGTTTTGTGATTTATTCATTTATCGATTtatattgttatatatatatttatttctttgctATCACATTTGTAGAGTATAGCCTTGTAGCTGACACTCCTTGCGCTTGTGTTTTGCCCTTGCAATTTATCATCTCCTCTACCCCTTGAGGATGAAGATGTATGTTCGGTCCCTTCTTTCTCTTTAATTTGTCGCTTTAAGTTTGTTTCTTAGCGTTTTTCAGTCATTTTGTTGCAGAAAAGAAGCTAATGCCGGCGCACTTACCAATTTCGAAGTACTCGATTTTCTACGATCTCGAGGGGCATCGAAGGATCCGACAAGAGTTATTGTTCCAATAGCACCATCTGAGTTCAAGGTTGAATTTTTGTAGCAAATTTGCTTTCTTATCTATACTTATTAGAAGAGTGAAAACGGTATCTCTTACTGAGTTTTTCTTATTATGTTCTAGGTTTATGATTACTTGGTAGAGAGTGCCGCTTGCAATCAAACGAAAGAACATGTCAAGGAGTTCTTGGAAAGGTGTAAAAGTTATAAACTTGCAAAAGCTGAGGTGCTCAACATCATCAACCTCAGACCATCTGCATTAGTTGAAATTGACCCGGTAAACCTTTTCTTTTACATGTTTCTATTCTTGTGATATATTGCTCAAGGTATCATCCATGGTTCAATCATGTTTTTAAAGCTAAGCTGCATTAGTTGAAATCAACCCGGAAAAACTTTTCTTTTACATGTTTCTATTCTAGTGATATATTGCTTGAGCACCATTCACTTATTCGTATCAGCCACGGTCGAATGACACTAAGCTGCATTAGTTGAAATCAACCCTGAAGAACTTTTCTTTTACATGTTTCTATTCTAGTGATATATTGCTTGAGCACCATTTTCTTATTTGTATCATCCATGGTTGAATATTGTTTTTAACGATAAGCTGCATTAGTTGAAATCAACCcggaaaaaaatttcttttacatGTTTCTATTCTAGTGTATATTGCTTGAGCACCATTATCTTATTCATATCATCCATGGTTGAGTCCCGAAAAAAACTTTTCTTTTACATGTTTCTATTCTAGTGATATATTGCTTGACCACCATTAACTTATTCGTGTCATCCATGATCAAATCGTGTTTTTTTATATCTAAGCTGCGTTAGTTGAAATCTATCTGgaaaaacttttctttttcatgtttgtATTCTAGTGATAGATTGCTTGAGAGCCATTATCTTATTCGTATCATCCATGGTTTAGTCATGTTTTTAAAGCTAAGCTGCATTAATTGCAATCAACCCGACAAAACTTTTCTTTTATATGTTTCTATTCTAGTGATATATTGCTTGAACACCATTTTCTTTATTCGTATCATCCATAATTGAATCATGTTTTTCTATAGCTAAGCTGCATTAGTTGAAATTGACCCGGAAACACTTTTCTTTTACATGTTTCTATTCTAGTGATGTATTGCTTGACCACATTATCTTATTCGTGTCATCTATGGTCAAATCATGTTTTTTATATAGCTAAGCTGCATTGGTTTAAATTGACCCAGAAATACTTTTCTTTTTACATGTTTCTATTGATATATTGCTTGAGCACCAGTCAATTATTCATATCATCCATGGTAGGATCATGTTCTAAAGCTAAGCTGCATTAGTTGAAATCGATCTGGTAAAGCTTATCTTTTACATGTTCCGATTCCTGTGATATTGCTCGAGCACCAGTATCTTATTCATGTCATCCATGGTTGAATAAGGTTTTTATAGGTAGGCTGCATTTACAAGgatgtatgattttttttttttgtcaactcTTATGCCAACAGTACGACATCTCATGGTACAT encodes:
- the LOC107941606 gene encoding DNA-directed RNA polymerase III subunit RPC9, with product MKIKEANAGALTNFEVLDFLRSRGASKDPTRVIVPIAPSEFKVYDYLVESAACNQTKEHVKEFLERCKSYKLAKAEVLNIINLRPSALVEIDPIIEESEKRFGEQLEELVNLVVEVLPEPPTQKLPEPESNEVKEDTVDGKNMDEDKMETETGEQIDKDQTEPNEDGEQIVVS